A part of Aricia agestis chromosome 13, ilAriAges1.1, whole genome shotgun sequence genomic DNA contains:
- the LOC121733130 gene encoding biogenesis of lysosome-related organelles complex 1 subunit 1 — protein sequence MLSSLIKEHQAKQAAKRVIQEQKRKECIAAANELTQALVDHLNVGVAQAYLNQKKLDAEAKLLHQGAINFSKQTQQWLALVENFSSALKEIGDVENWARSIESDMKIITDTLERAYETTQETPSNSTQ from the exons ATGTTGTCGTCTCTGATAAAAGAACACCAAGCTAAACAGGCTGCCAAACGTGTCATTCAAg AACAGAAAAGAAAAGAATGCATCGCAGCTGCCAATGAGTTAACCCAGGCACTGGTAGATCATCTTAATGTTGg GGTAGCTCAGGCGTACTTAAATCAAAAGAAATTAGATGCCGAAGCAAAGTTATTACACCAAGGAGCTATAAACTTTTCGAAGCAGACACAGCAGTGGTTAGCACTCGTCGAGAACTTTAGTAGCGCGTTAAAAGAAATAGGTGATGTCGAAAACTGGGCCCGGAGTATAGAGAGTGATATGAAAATTATTACTGACACACTGGAAAGGGCTTACGAGACCACTCAGGAAACACCCAGTAATAGCACACAATAA